A single window of Plasmodium malariae genome assembly, chromosome: 8 DNA harbors:
- the PmUG01_08013700 gene encoding fam-m protein has protein sequence MEHKIKLFLFIKIYAFIGLTWICGLRNNGEYNKYFDGNYNIDRKLGIRKYRLLEKYKLEKDSNIALLKGNSLNNERCKKNYVSNSEKWANEKNKKINRNLLNKAQYYTEVVDYDSGMFDGKHFHFEKKWIKKKNYNNLVERNRRICDIALKKIKFRSYGFGVTQFFIFLLFGVGLAVLPTFDFWSSVEAKIKESSLLGTLYSALKNLEKYEQFYIYVALFSLIMIMLSVMLIIGIYKILRNNEKYNKIKLMTE, from the exons ATGgaacataaaattaagttattcttatttattaaaatatatgctttCATAGGTTTAACTTGGATATGTGGTCTTAGAAATAAc GGAGagtataacaaatatttcgATGGAAACTACAATATTGATAGAAAATTAGGTATAAGAAAATATCgattattagaaaaatataaactagAAAAGGATTCAAATATTGCGCTTTTAAAAGGGAATTCACTAAATAATGAAAggtgcaaaaaaaattatgtatctAATAGTGAAAAATGGGCTAAcgaaaagaacaaaaaaattaatagaaatttattaaataaggcGCAATATTATACAGAAGTTGTGGATTATGATAGTGGAATGTTCGATGGAaaacatttccattttgaaaaaaaatggataaaaaagaaaaattataataatttagttGAACGAAATAGAAGAATTTGTGACatagctttaaaaaaaataaaatttagaagtTACGGTTTCGGAGTTactcaattttttatttttttgttgtttggAGTAGGATTAGCAGTATTGCCAACTTTCGACTTTTGGAGTAGTGTGGAGGCGAAGATTAAAGAATCCTCATTATTAGGTACTTTGTATAGTGCTTTAAAGAATTTGGAGAAGTATgaacaattttatatttatgtagcACTATTTAGTTTAATTATGATAATGTTATCTGTTATGCTTATAATTGGAATATATAAGAtcttaagaaataatgaaaaatataataaaattaaattaatgacGGAGTAA
- the PmUG01_08014000 gene encoding fam-l protein, producing the protein MEKKIKSLFFIKTPKLTLLSWICYINIYISTFNKYLDENYIYSRKIYGTTYRILSKYKQDKYSSSVSLKEEMTNNGVKKKKDISNNMEGYTGKRKHSNGTPLEFRGNCKSYMKKKKCMFETKNYSHFEKKIFKEMDFMDFLKNNKTISNKFYRKIIRKKCVLLFLLPLLLFFLLSLLPIVDLSWVLVDQKGLWNAIGFIKILKESGENGWLNRVYESLKEAKWFWRSIASTSDNISELHVLLKLFRILIYGLPFLILGITLISRVVYYHKKVKKYERIKFRQR; encoded by the exons atggaaaaaaaaataaagtcaCTGTTCTTTATTAAAACTCCTAAGCTTACTCTTTTAAGTTggatatgttatattaacatttatata AgtacatttaataaatatttggatgaaaattacatatatagtaGAAAAATTTATGGAACAACATATCGTATACTGTCAAAATATAAGCAGGATAAATATTCAAGTAGCGTAAGTTTAAAAGAGGAAATGACAAATAATGGagtgaagaaaaaaaaagatatatctaataatatGGAAGGGTACActggaaaaagaaaacattcAAATGGAACTCCATTAGAATTTAGAGGAAACTGTAAatcatatatgaaaaaaaagaagtgtATGTTTGAAACTAAAAACTATTCCcactttgaaaaaaaaatattcaaagaaatGGATTTTATGGATTTCCTTAAAAACAACAAGACAATTAGTAATAAGttttacagaaaaataatacgtaaaaaatgCGTACTACTATTTCTTTTACctttattattgttctttttgTTATCATTACTGCCCATAGTAGATTTATCGTGGGTTTTGGTAGATCAAAAAGGGTTGTGGAATGCAATaggatttattaaaattttaaaagaatcgGGAGAAAATGGGTGGTTGAATAGAGTATATGAATCGCTGAAAGAAGCAAAATGGTTTTGGAGATCCATCGCAAGCACGTCTGATAATATCAGTGAATTgcatgtattattaaaattatttagaatCCTAATATATGGCTTACCGTTTTTAATATTAGGTATAACACTTATATCAAGGGTtgtttattatcataaaaaagttaaaaaatatgaaagaatAAAGTTCAGacaaagataa
- the PmUG01_08013600 gene encoding fam-l protein has translation MNLILFIIIVAFFLLTFICQFYDDFNTFNKYLKEKHNFGIKMNRRNYRLLETCWQNKLSRSVRLMQQLPNNGIREKNDTSYYEMGVARQMKLSNRALTKDEENNKQSMKNKTCIFETKKYSHLEKKIFKELDYMDFLKRSRTISDKVYKKIILKKYGLRHALPLLIFVLLLISLILDYSCSYGIKRWLFKALKPLSPDWFKNLHKFLRTSYLGSFFKSMEKVVKKTVNSSAGKEKTVKIITESYVSSFMIFLIYVLAFIILGSTVILLIIYYHKKVKKFEKIRFRKR, from the exons atgaatttaattctatttattataattgtcgcgtttttccttttaacttttatttGCCAATTTTATGATGATTTc aataCGTTTAACAAATATTTGAAAGAAAAGCACAATTTTggtataaaaatgaatagaaGAAATTATCGATTATTGGAAACGTGTTGGCAGAATAAACTTTCTAGAAGTGTAAGATTAATGCAACAGTTACCAAATAATGGAATACGAGAGAAAAATGATACATCTTATTACGAAATGGGCGTCGCAAGACAAATGAAACTGTCAAATAGAGCTTTAACAAaagatgaagaaaataataaacagtctatgaaaaataaaacttgtatatttgaaacaaaaaaatattcccatttagaaaaaaaaatattcaaagaattGGATTATATGGATTTTCTTAAAAGGAGCAGGACAATTAGTGATAAggtttacaaaaaaataatacttaaaaaatacggATTACGACATGCTTTACCTCTATTAATATTCgtattgttattaatatcaCTTATATTGGATTATTCTTGTTCTTACGGAATAAAAAGATGGTTGTTTAAGGCATTGAAACCCTTATCACCTGATTGGTTCAAGAacttacataaatttttgaGAACTTCGTATTTAGGTAGTTTCTTCAAGTCTATGGAAAAAGTAGTAAAAAAAACGGTAAATTCTAGTGCGGGTAAGGAAAAGACTGTGAAGATCATAACTGAATCTTATGTAAGCAGTTTTAtgatttttctaatttatgtattagCTTTCATTATATTAGGTAGCAcagttatattattaattatatactaccataaaaaagttaaaaaatttgaaaaaattaggtTCAGGAAAAGATAA